The window CGGCCTCGCAGGTATCACAGTACTCAGCCAGTGCCGGGTCTTCCTCGCCACCGCCACGCACCGAGGCCAGTTCGGTGTAGGAGCTCAACAGCTCCGGGTGAGTGCCGTCGCAGTGATAGCACTCACGGTTGTTTTCAAACACCAGTTTCCAGTTGCCTTTTTCCACCAGGGTGGCCTCGAAGGCAACCTTGCAGTCTTCCAGGTAGTGTGGACCGATGAAGGGGGAGACGGCACTGCGGAATTTCTCGAAGTCCGGTGCGACTTTCGCCACGCAGACATAGATGTAGCTGTGCACGATTTCGCAATGCGCCGGGATCAGGTCATGCTCGGCAAGGTTGAAGTCCGGGCCCATGTTGCCGGCGTACAGTAGCTTGCCGTCCAGCTCGAAGGTCCATTTGTGGTAGGGGCAGACGAGCTTGGCCACCTTGCCCTTGTCTTCGCTGCAGACCTTGGAACCGCGATGCCGGCAGGCGTTGTGAAAGGCGCGAACGGCACCGTCCTTGCCGCGTACCACGACGATGGGGTAATCGCCGATCTGCAGGGTCAGGTACTGGCCGGTCTTTTCCAGCTCGAAGGTATGCCCGGCGAAGATCCACTCGCGGTGCCAGATCTGTTCGAGATCCTGGCGATAGACATCGACATCCGAATACACGGATCCAGGGAGTCCATGTTGCGCCTTGCGTTGTTTGATCAGGTCTAATACTGCAGTTTTCGCTTGCATGTCTTTAATAGACTCCCGGGATTGTTTTTGTATGGGGCAGCTTTGCTATCGAAAGGGGAAAGTTACCCAGGCGGTTTTCGCCCGCTCTATAGGTAAATCGGATAATCTGCTAGTGCAGGGACCGGATGATTTGTTCACTTCTTTCGTGCGAAGTCTAGGGACAAGCGGTCGGCAGAAGAACCGACATTTTCTACAAGCTATTGATGAGATTCCGTAATGGTTAAAGCGACCGACCCCGATCAAAGCCTCATCAAGCTGCCCTCGTTGCGAGCGGTCAAGGCGTTTGTGGCGGCAGCCCGGTATCAGAATTTCACCCGGGCGGCCGAGGCCCTTTGCGTGACGCAAGGCGCCATCAGCCGGCAGATCCGCGAGCTCGAAGAGCACCTCGGCGCCGAACTCTTCACCCGCGCAGGGCGCGCGGTGGAGCT of the Pseudomonas vanderleydeniana genome contains:
- a CDS encoding aromatic ring-hydroxylating oxygenase subunit alpha, giving the protein MQAKTAVLDLIKQRKAQHGLPGSVYSDVDVYRQDLEQIWHREWIFAGHTFELEKTGQYLTLQIGDYPIVVVRGKDGAVRAFHNACRHRGSKVCSEDKGKVAKLVCPYHKWTFELDGKLLYAGNMGPDFNLAEHDLIPAHCEIVHSYIYVCVAKVAPDFEKFRSAVSPFIGPHYLEDCKVAFEATLVEKGNWKLVFENNRECYHCDGTHPELLSSYTELASVRGGGEEDPALAEYCDTCEAAGLASRQVMDPAGQFRMTRIPLNPGASSYTLDGQPAVVGRRLDRSGVDNIGALLYFNYPSTWNHFLGDHALSFRVLPVGPGETVVTTKWLVPKDAQEGVDYDIERLTKVWMATNDQDRRLVEGAQVGVTSPAYTPGPYSPLIETGVNQFVDWYCELLTRRISESLPIAVG